The following nucleotide sequence is from Bradyrhizobium roseum.
AGGCGCACGCGTGCCTTAGGAAATCACCTCGGCCGTGACGTGGCCGACGCCGGCGCCGGTCAGGCCGATCGCGCGGGCTGCACCTTTGGACAGGTCGAGCACACGTCCCCGGATGAAGGGGCCACGGTCATTGACGGTGACGACGACGCTCTGGCCGCGATGCGTCACCCGAAGCTTGGTGCCGAACGGCAACGAGCGGTGGGCCGCAGTCATGGCGTTCTGGTTGAAGCGCTGACCGGAGGCGGTCTTGTTGCCGGATTCGTTGCCGTAATAAGAAGCCTTGCCCGCGAAGCTGCGGCCACCCGTCGGGCCGATCGAAGCATTGGCTTCCAGCCAGGTGCCGGCCGACTTGGCCTTGGCGGCGTGATGGGAATGATGGCGATGGTGCCTGGATTTGGCGGACGCCTCGGAAATGCTCCCGCCGACCAGGAGGGTGGCGGCGATCAAAGCGAGCGCCATACGTGGCCAAGCTTGAGTTCCCGGCGCCACATTATTGGTATGCAACATTAAACTAGTCCCTCAGTGAGTATTGCCACGAGCGTGACAAATGGAACCCCCGTCCCAGTTTCAACTGTTGCCGTTTGGTCAGGCAATGAGGCATGAATTGGGCAGTAGACCCGTAATTTCCCGGGCTGACACATCTTGTTACTAGAAGGAACCCATCAGAGATGTTCCGTAATATCACCCGTTAACTGATTTTTAACGAAGTGAATACATGTTATTACTTATCAATACAGTCCTCGTCCGATGCGGAAAGATTTAGGCAAGTAATGGGCAAATGAAGCCGGCTTGTCAGTTTCAGTCCGCAATGCCGTCTCATGGCCGCCATGCAAATAAGACGGGCATCGATTTTTCCGTCGCCGGCGTGCGCGCAAATCTCGCGGTGAAAATAGACGCGCGACAAGGCGTCGTCTGAACACGCGGTCATGTTGCAGCTGCGCGGCTGCCATGCTAGCAAAGCCGCGATTTTAACGGTCCCGGCACCCCGCGTGCCGGTCGAAAATCGAAGTCCCGCTTGAATTCCAAGGGCTTGGATCGCTAGGCGCCGCTACTTGTGGCGACGGTTTTTCCCTTGCGAGTTTGACAGCTGAAAAGAGCGAAGTCTGTGGCTGCAGAAGATCCGTCCGTCTCGGGAGTGTCCGGCCGTTATGCTACGGCCTTGTTCGAACTGGCGCGCGAGGAGAAATCCGTCGACGCCGTCAAGGCAGACCTTGAAAAATTCGAGGCCATGCTGAACGAAAGCGCCGATCTGAGGCGCCTCGTTCGGAGCCCGGTTTTCTCGGCCGAAGTGCAGGCAAGGGCGCTCAACGCCGTGCTCGACAAGGCCGGAATTTCCGGTACTTCCGCCAAATTCCTTAAAGTCCTGACCGCCAATCGCCGGCTGTTCGCCGTCACCGATGTGATGCGCGCCTTCCGCGCGCTGGTGGCGAAGTTCAAGGGCGAGGTGACCGCCGACGTCACCGTCGCCGAGCAGCTCAATGACAAGAATCTCGACGCGCTGAAGACCGCACTGAAGTCGGTGACGGGCAAGGACGTCGCGCTCAACGTGAATGTCGATCCCTCCATTATCGGCGGCCTTGTGGTCAAGCTCGGCAGCCGCATGGTGGATAGTTCGCTTCGCACCAAACTCAATTCGATCAAGCACGCGATGAAAGAGGCAGGCTGATGGACATCCGCGCCGCGGAAATTTCCGCGATCCTCAAGGACCAGATCAAGAATTTCGGCCAGGAGGCTGAAGTTACCGAAGTCGGACAGGTGTTGTCCGTCGGTGACGGTATTGCCCGCGTCTATGGTCTGGACAACGTCCAGGCCGGTGAAATGGTCGAGTTCGAGAACGGCACGCGCGGCATGGCGCTGAACCTCGAAACCGACAACGTCGGTATCGTGATCTTCGGCGCGGACCGCGAGATCAAGGAAGGCCAGACCGTCAAGCGTACCCGCGCCATCGTG
It contains:
- a CDS encoding septal ring lytic transglycosylase RlpA family protein produces the protein MALALIAATLLVGGSISEASAKSRHHRHHSHHAAKAKSAGTWLEANASIGPTGGRSFAGKASYYGNESGNKTASGQRFNQNAMTAAHRSLPFGTKLRVTHRGQSVVVTVNDRGPFIRGRVLDLSKGAARAIGLTGAGVGHVTAEVIS
- a CDS encoding F0F1 ATP synthase subunit delta encodes the protein MAAEDPSVSGVSGRYATALFELAREEKSVDAVKADLEKFEAMLNESADLRRLVRSPVFSAEVQARALNAVLDKAGISGTSAKFLKVLTANRRLFAVTDVMRAFRALVAKFKGEVTADVTVAEQLNDKNLDALKTALKSVTGKDVALNVNVDPSIIGGLVVKLGSRMVDSSLRTKLNSIKHAMKEAG